One stretch of Nitratiruptor tergarcus DSM 16512 DNA includes these proteins:
- a CDS encoding nitrous oxide reductase accessory protein NosL: MRKLLLPMFFVLALFAFNKSMLHPELHQKWCSVCGMNLAKFYKTNHLVVLKDGKQMQLCSMHCLAQVYPHIKDKIAKIMVVDAKSGKFIPVQNAYYVVGSSVPGTMSMQSKIAFSSIDDAKAFQKKYGGKIMRFDEAFALQRKMFAKEQAKIAHKQKKMAMMGKILYKKHCKKVDGEFASLAKLKEHIVKNHLCNLQGKKLQAVALYLWQKQHKKHIHVPKDAKCPVCGMFVAKHPRWATMIVDEEGRKLYFDGVKDMMKYLQNHKFKRAYVSDYYSGEAVDATKAYYVLGSDVYGPMGKELIPFKSLQDAKSFLNDHKGKKILRFSQINKEVLQELE; encoded by the coding sequence ATGAGAAAACTACTGCTTCCAATGTTTTTTGTTCTTGCACTCTTTGCTTTTAATAAGTCGATGCTACATCCAGAACTTCATCAAAAATGGTGCAGTGTGTGTGGTATGAATCTTGCAAAATTTTATAAAACAAATCACCTTGTTGTACTCAAAGATGGCAAGCAGATGCAGCTATGCTCTATGCACTGCTTAGCGCAAGTTTATCCACATATAAAAGATAAAATTGCAAAAATAATGGTAGTCGATGCAAAAAGCGGTAAGTTCATCCCTGTACAAAATGCTTACTATGTAGTAGGCAGCAGTGTACCTGGGACGATGAGTATGCAAAGTAAAATTGCCTTTAGTTCGATAGATGATGCTAAAGCATTTCAAAAGAAGTATGGTGGAAAAATCATGCGCTTTGATGAGGCTTTTGCTTTGCAGCGAAAAATGTTTGCAAAAGAGCAAGCAAAAATTGCTCACAAGCAGAAAAAAATGGCAATGATGGGTAAAATTCTTTATAAAAAGCACTGTAAAAAGGTTGATGGAGAGTTTGCCTCTTTAGCCAAACTCAAAGAGCATATTGTAAAAAACCATCTTTGTAACCTCCAAGGTAAAAAACTCCAAGCAGTGGCGCTCTATCTGTGGCAAAAACAGCACAAAAAACATATTCATGTACCAAAAGATGCAAAATGTCCTGTATGTGGAATGTTTGTAGCAAAACATCCTCGGTGGGCTACGATGATTGTTGATGAAGAGGGGAGAAAGCTCTACTTTGATGGTGTCAAAGATATGATGAAATATCTCCAAAACCATAAATTTAAGCGAGCCTATGTGAGTGACTACTACAGTGGAGAAGCAGTAGATGCTACAAAAGCTTACTATGTTTTAGGCAGTGATGTGTATGGACCTATGGGTAAAGAGTTGATTCCATTTAAATCTTTGCAAGATGCAAAGAGCTTTTTGAATGATCATAAAGGAAAGAAAATTTTACGGTTTTCACAAATAAATAAAGAGGTGTTACAAGAACTTGAATAG
- a CDS encoding phosphomannomutase/phosphoglucomutase, which translates to MAKSIFREYDIRGIFEKELNETTTKKIGYFLAKRILGEYIAVGYDARTHSPILFQWLTSGINAAGKRVLGMGMVPTGVNYFSNFQTFEIDGKKVTPSASVMITGSHNPPEYNGFKITVDKNPFFGADIYALGEEVLASDIVIADDEKYYPIDAKERYIAYMLENFSHLRDFEQTIAIDCGNGVAGIVAEPILKGLDISYEGLYCKPDGTFPNHHPDPSEEENLKDLQKTMKEKAIDLGFAFDGDADRIAVLTQQHNFKGDELAIIFAKQLDNPTVIGEVKCSQVMYDEINKIGKAIMYKTGHSNLKVKIAQTNADFAAEVSGHLFFNDRYFGYDDAIYAMLRVLELVYRGVDLDAEVASLPKVYNTPEIKIHTSEEAKFAIIEKLKEALAMPPDDFPPIKEIIDVDGVRIVFDEGWALVRASNTTPVLVTRFEAKSPELAKLYQQKTIELLRKVAHAIDAPLST; encoded by the coding sequence ATGGCAAAGAGTATTTTTCGTGAATATGATATTCGTGGAATATTTGAAAAAGAGCTTAATGAAACAACTACAAAAAAAATAGGCTACTTTTTAGCTAAAAGGATTCTTGGTGAATATATTGCAGTAGGGTATGATGCACGTACTCACTCGCCAATACTCTTTCAATGGCTTACAAGTGGCATCAATGCAGCAGGTAAACGTGTACTTGGCATGGGCATGGTGCCAACGGGAGTTAACTACTTTAGTAATTTTCAAACATTTGAGATAGATGGTAAAAAGGTAACTCCTAGTGCTTCAGTGATGATTACAGGATCGCATAATCCCCCTGAGTATAACGGCTTTAAGATTACAGTTGATAAGAACCCCTTCTTTGGAGCAGATATCTATGCACTTGGAGAGGAGGTACTAGCGAGTGATATAGTAATAGCAGATGATGAGAAATACTATCCAATTGATGCAAAAGAGCGCTACATCGCATATATGCTAGAAAATTTTTCACATTTGAGAGATTTTGAGCAAACAATAGCGATAGATTGTGGTAATGGCGTAGCTGGCATTGTTGCTGAGCCGATTCTAAAAGGGCTTGATATCTCTTACGAAGGTCTCTATTGCAAACCAGACGGAACATTTCCCAATCACCATCCAGATCCAAGTGAAGAGGAGAATCTCAAAGATTTGCAAAAAACAATGAAAGAGAAAGCTATAGATTTGGGTTTTGCTTTTGATGGGGATGCAGATCGCATTGCAGTACTAACACAGCAGCACAATTTCAAAGGAGATGAACTTGCAATTATCTTTGCTAAACAGCTTGATAATCCTACAGTCATTGGTGAAGTAAAGTGCTCTCAGGTGATGTATGATGAGATAAACAAAATTGGCAAAGCGATTATGTATAAAACTGGCCATAGCAATCTTAAAGTAAAAATTGCCCAAACTAATGCCGATTTTGCAGCGGAGGTGAGCGGCCATCTCTTTTTTAATGATCGCTATTTTGGATATGATGATGCAATATATGCAATGCTAAGAGTACTTGAACTTGTATATAGGGGAGTTGATCTTGATGCAGAAGTAGCCTCACTTCCAAAGGTCTATAATACACCAGAAATTAAGATCCATACAAGCGAAGAGGCAAAATTTGCCATTATTGAAAAGCTTAAAGAGGCTCTTGCTATGCCACCAGATGATTTTCCTCCTATCAAAGAGATTATCGATGTAGATGGTGTGCGCATTGTCTTTGATGAGGGATGGGCTCTTGTGAGAGCTTCCAATACTACGCCAGTACTTGTGACGCGCTTTGAAGCAAAAAGTCCTGAACTTGCCAAGCTTTATCAACAAAAAACAATAGAACTTCTTAGAAAGGTAGCACATGCAATTGACGCTCCACTCTCCACTTGA
- a CDS encoding ABC transporter permease, which produces MKMLAFALASLRRRVWKNVSLFIIFSLLIFTVMSVFLIAASLKKELFVTLNALPDIYVQKVAAGRLAPIDMQRVEKIENISGIAWAMPRVWGYYYYAPAGVNFSVGGIDFDDVSYKESFNEAIANTEAEGNFMVVGEGVKRVLQNHYYKDFFNFITPQGDFIKVKLAGTFPAQSALEASDTILVPMQLARKIFALPKNEATDIVVKLQNPKEMRTIAAKLRTLYPDTRVITKEDLRTSYQNLFDYKSGLFLALFIGALFAFFILVFEKASSVGKEQIKEIGILKALGWRIEDVLFLKLLESLIVIGSSYLVGVIGSYFFVFALQAPLLRNLFSGFSALKPQADLMVVYEPSIAVSIFLILVPLYLAATIVPSWRAAVIDPEEAIR; this is translated from the coding sequence ATGAAAATGCTCGCCTTTGCGCTAGCATCATTGCGCCGAAGAGTATGGAAAAATGTGAGTCTTTTTATAATTTTTAGTCTGCTCATTTTTACTGTTATGAGTGTTTTTTTGATTGCAGCTTCGCTCAAAAAGGAGCTCTTTGTTACTCTTAATGCGTTACCTGATATTTATGTGCAAAAGGTAGCAGCTGGAAGACTTGCTCCAATAGATATGCAAAGAGTTGAAAAAATTGAAAATATCAGTGGTATAGCCTGGGCAATGCCACGTGTGTGGGGGTATTACTACTACGCACCTGCTGGAGTCAATTTTAGTGTAGGGGGGATCGATTTTGATGATGTAAGCTATAAAGAGAGTTTCAATGAAGCTATTGCCAACACAGAAGCAGAAGGTAATTTTATGGTAGTAGGAGAGGGGGTAAAGAGAGTTTTACAAAACCACTACTATAAAGATTTTTTCAACTTTATCACTCCCCAAGGCGATTTTATCAAGGTTAAACTTGCAGGTACCTTCCCAGCACAAAGTGCACTAGAAGCGAGTGATACGATATTGGTTCCGATGCAGTTAGCAAGAAAAATCTTTGCACTTCCAAAAAATGAGGCTACAGATATTGTTGTGAAACTCCAAAATCCAAAAGAGATGCGTACCATCGCTGCTAAACTACGCACACTCTATCCCGATACCCGTGTTATTACAAAAGAGGATCTGCGAACTAGCTATCAAAACCTCTTTGATTATAAGAGTGGACTCTTTTTGGCGCTTTTTATTGGAGCACTCTTTGCCTTTTTTATCTTGGTATTTGAAAAAGCTAGCAGTGTAGGAAAAGAGCAGATTAAAGAGATTGGTATTCTCAAAGCCTTAGGGTGGCGCATAGAGGATGTTTTGTTTTTGAAGTTATTAGAGAGTTTGATTGTGATAGGGAGCTCCTATTTGGTAGGAGTGATTGGGAGCTACTTCTTTGTTTTTGCTTTACAAGCGCCTCTTTTACGCAATCTCTTTAGCGGCTTTTCAGCTCTCAAACCCCAAGCAGATCTCATGGTGGTGTATGAGCCCTCCATTGCAGTGAGCATCTTTTTAATTCTTGTGCCTCTCTATTTAGCTGCAACGATTGTTCCAAGCTGGCGAGCGGCAGTTATTGATCCAGAAGAGGCGATACGATGA
- a CDS encoding ExbD/TolR family protein, translating to MQLKKFDQINVIPFIDIMLVLLVIVLTTATFIAKGAIPLDLPKAGSAKNLPVKKIELSITKDGKIFYFKDPVTLATLKNKLLSLNKKSNILIRTDKNAKFEVFIEVLDLLKTEGFTNIAVETVK from the coding sequence ATGCAGCTCAAAAAGTTTGATCAAATTAATGTTATCCCCTTTATCGATATTATGTTGGTGCTATTGGTGATAGTACTAACAACTGCAACCTTTATTGCCAAAGGTGCTATTCCTCTTGATCTCCCAAAAGCAGGTTCTGCAAAGAATCTGCCAGTAAAAAAAATAGAGCTCTCCATTACAAAAGATGGCAAGATCTTTTACTTTAAAGATCCTGTAACTTTAGCTACACTTAAGAATAAACTCCTCTCTCTTAATAAAAAGAGCAATATACTCATTCGTACTGATAAAAATGCAAAGTTTGAAGTATTTATTGAGGTTTTGGATCTTTTAAAAACAGAAGGTTTTACAAATATTGCAGTAGAAACGGTTAAATGA
- a CDS encoding energy transducer TonB yields MKRSFFITLAFYAALFALISQFNFSMPKELPKRVVISDIKIKKECSCKKCACKNCKMHKTIKRPPKKKTQFPKKEVLKQKPNIKPKNNPRKIIKKTLKKPKKLLKPKKTIKKPRKITKKHSKPKQKPQLKKVVAKKSVKKIEKKVVDTTSVQKTLPQNKNKSSTQKPHPQPPRKPSYAEQYTTRFASKIRLAIQKHKYYPRVARRTKKEGIVRVCFELTPQKEIENIEILQSSGHKILDKAAIKTINKARRDFPAPKECVKIIVPIEYKLR; encoded by the coding sequence ATGAAACGATCCTTTTTTATAACACTAGCTTTCTATGCAGCTCTTTTTGCTCTTATTTCTCAATTTAATTTTTCCATGCCAAAAGAGTTGCCAAAAAGAGTGGTTATTAGTGATATAAAAATAAAAAAAGAGTGCAGTTGCAAAAAATGTGCCTGTAAAAATTGTAAAATGCATAAAACTATAAAAAGGCCTCCTAAAAAGAAAACGCAATTTCCCAAAAAAGAGGTTCTTAAGCAAAAACCAAATATAAAACCAAAAAATAATCCACGTAAAATAATAAAAAAAACACTAAAAAAACCAAAAAAGCTATTAAAACCCAAAAAAACTATAAAAAAACCTCGAAAAATAACAAAAAAACATAGTAAGCCAAAACAGAAACCTCAGCTAAAAAAAGTGGTTGCAAAAAAGAGTGTAAAAAAAATTGAGAAAAAGGTGGTAGACACAACTTCTGTGCAAAAAACACTACCACAAAACAAAAACAAGAGTAGCACCCAAAAGCCTCATCCTCAGCCTCCTCGCAAACCTTCCTATGCAGAGCAATATACCACTCGTTTTGCAAGTAAGATCCGCTTGGCTATCCAAAAACATAAATACTATCCAAGAGTGGCAAGACGAACAAAAAAAGAGGGTATTGTACGTGTATGTTTTGAGCTTACTCCCCAAAAAGAGATAGAAAATATTGAGATTTTACAATCGAGTGGACACAAAATCTTGGATAAGGCTGCAATCAAAACAATAAATAAGGCTCGCCGCGATTTTCCAGCACCAAAAGAGTGTGTAAAGATTATAGTTCCTATAGAGTATAAATTAAGATAA
- a CDS encoding sensor histidine kinase — protein MKSRDIFAFMLLYGVSIFLLLFVGYLWIDNVGWNYLWILGAIIALLVVMLGYLFAKYAFSPLIEQNSELDNLLKDTLHELNIPVATIKANVAMLKKSCPHEKSQKRLERIAKASEQLLALYKEVDFFIKKEIDKDTREHFDVAEVVKDRVEFFKELLQKKRVYIDLQPLQVNLPKIGFIKSFDNILSNAIKYTPEDGLIKIIVKDAKLVIEDNGIGMSDADLVRVFDRYYRATDKNEGYGIGLNIVKRFCDEENIRISIDAEKGKGTKVTLDLTKVKV, from the coding sequence TTGAAAAGTAGAGATATCTTTGCTTTTATGCTCCTCTATGGGGTTTCTATTTTTTTGCTTCTATTTGTGGGGTACTTGTGGATCGATAATGTTGGCTGGAACTATTTGTGGATTTTAGGTGCGATTATAGCGCTTTTAGTGGTTATGCTTGGGTATCTTTTTGCAAAATATGCCTTTTCTCCACTGATAGAGCAAAATAGTGAGCTTGATAATCTGCTCAAAGATACCTTGCATGAGCTCAATATCCCAGTAGCTACCATTAAAGCCAATGTAGCGATGCTCAAAAAATCCTGCCCCCATGAGAAATCGCAAAAGAGGCTTGAGCGCATAGCAAAAGCAAGTGAACAACTCTTAGCACTCTATAAAGAGGTGGATTTTTTTATAAAAAAAGAGATAGACAAAGATACAAGAGAGCATTTTGATGTAGCTGAAGTTGTAAAAGATCGCGTAGAGTTTTTTAAAGAGTTGTTACAAAAAAAAAGAGTCTACATAGATTTACAGCCTTTGCAGGTCAATCTTCCAAAAATTGGATTTATAAAAAGTTTTGATAATATTTTATCCAATGCGATAAAGTATACGCCAGAAGATGGATTGATTAAAATCATTGTCAAAGATGCAAAACTTGTGATAGAAGATAATGGCATCGGCATGAGCGATGCAGATCTTGTGAGAGTTTTTGATAGATACTATCGCGCAACAGACAAAAACGAAGGATATGGTATAGGGCTCAATATTGTAAAAAGATTTTGTGATGAAGAGAATATCAGGATTTCAATTGATGCAGAAAAAGGGAAGGGGACGAAAGTGACTCTGGATCTTACAAAGGTAAAAGTATGA
- the exbB gene encoding TonB-system energizer ExbB → MNHLKEFIDYGIIGFLIFMSFLSVWFFIERLLYFRSIKLEEFSNKEELEVKLTDYLSLIATIASSAPYIGLLGTVLGIMLTFYTMGQHGIVNTKEIMIGLALALKATAMGLVVAIPATMMYNFLIRRVEVLLARWDIVHAAQKV, encoded by the coding sequence ATGAATCACTTAAAAGAGTTTATCGACTATGGGATAATTGGTTTTTTAATCTTTATGAGTTTTTTGAGTGTCTGGTTTTTTATTGAAAGACTGCTCTATTTTAGAAGTATCAAGCTTGAAGAGTTTAGCAATAAAGAGGAGTTAGAAGTTAAACTCACCGATTATCTCTCTTTGATTGCCACCATTGCTTCTTCTGCTCCCTATATTGGCCTCCTTGGGACGGTGCTTGGAATTATGCTTACTTTCTATACAATGGGACAGCATGGCATTGTCAATACAAAAGAGATTATGATTGGACTTGCTCTTGCACTCAAAGCCACTGCAATGGGATTGGTTGTAGCAATTCCAGCAACGATGATGTACAACTTTTTGATAAGACGTGTAGAAGTCTTGCTTGCACGATGGGATATAGTACATGCAGCTCAAAAAGTTTGA
- a CDS encoding ABC transporter ATP-binding protein → MSAIISLEKVSKIYNLGTAKEVVALKDVSLQIKRSSLVLLMGPSGSGKSTLLSLIAALTRPTSGKVVVDGQTISKLPDRFAAVYRREKIGFIFQKFNLLEDLTVFENVIVPLIPTPTPLKELELMASAVMERFAIAHKKDMVVRKLSGGEQQRCAIARALIDNPPIILADEPTANLDSALTEQFLQILGQLKQEGKTIVIATHDPRFADLEIVDEIYEVREGNVFLS, encoded by the coding sequence ATGAGTGCTATTATTTCTTTGGAAAAAGTGAGTAAAATTTACAATTTAGGTACTGCAAAAGAGGTTGTGGCTTTAAAAGATGTAAGTTTGCAAATAAAAAGGAGCTCTCTTGTGCTTCTTATGGGGCCAAGTGGGAGTGGCAAAAGTACGCTCCTTTCACTCATTGCGGCACTCACTAGACCTACAAGTGGAAAAGTGGTAGTAGATGGGCAAACTATCTCAAAGCTTCCAGATAGATTTGCAGCTGTATATAGAAGAGAAAAGATAGGCTTTATTTTTCAAAAATTTAATCTCTTAGAAGATCTCACAGTTTTTGAAAATGTGATAGTCCCATTAATTCCTACTCCAACTCCTCTAAAAGAGCTTGAGCTGATGGCTAGTGCAGTTATGGAGCGCTTTGCAATTGCACACAAAAAGGATATGGTTGTAAGGAAACTGAGCGGCGGTGAGCAGCAGCGTTGTGCCATTGCAAGAGCACTCATAGACAATCCTCCTATTATTTTAGCAGATGAGCCCACAGCAAATCTCGATAGTGCTCTTACTGAGCAGTTTTTGCAGATTTTAGGCCAATTAAAGCAAGAGGGCAAGACGATAGTAATTGCCACACATGATCCCAGATTTGCCGATCTAGAAATTGTAGATGAGATTTATGAAGTGAGAGAGGGCAATGTTTTTCTCTCCTGA
- the pyrC gene encoding dihydroorotase codes for MQLTLHSPLDMHLHLRDGQMLQTVAPLSAKSFAGALVMPNLVPPVTTKEMVQSYKERIKEAMGDEVFEPYMTLFFRPEYDYAFLADIKDSILAIKLYPAGITTNSEDGVDNFSVEALAPTLEAMSELGIPLCVHGETNGFVMDREAEFIPIYERIAKRFPDLKIIMEHITTKDAVDALMKYENLYATITLHHLYITLDDVAGGLLQPHLFCKPIAKRPEDRMALRKVALMAHEKVMFGSDSAPHPRDKKEAPGCAAGVFTAPIALPALAQLFEAAGVLENLQKFVSDNAQNIYGITPPKKEVKLVKEPFEVPSSYNNVVPMFAGESLAWRIAGGI; via the coding sequence ATGCAATTGACGCTCCACTCTCCACTTGATATGCATCTGCATCTGCGCGATGGACAGATGCTCCAAACTGTTGCCCCTTTAAGTGCCAAAAGCTTTGCAGGTGCTCTAGTGATGCCAAATCTCGTACCACCTGTAACAACTAAAGAGATGGTACAAAGCTACAAAGAGCGTATCAAAGAGGCAATGGGCGATGAGGTTTTTGAGCCATATATGACGCTTTTTTTTAGACCAGAGTATGATTATGCCTTTTTAGCTGATATAAAAGATTCGATTTTAGCTATAAAACTCTATCCAGCTGGAATTACCACAAATAGTGAAGATGGTGTAGATAATTTTAGTGTTGAGGCTCTAGCACCAACATTAGAAGCTATGAGTGAGCTGGGTATTCCTCTTTGCGTACACGGAGAGACAAATGGCTTTGTGATGGATAGAGAAGCTGAGTTTATTCCTATCTATGAGCGCATAGCCAAAAGATTTCCAGATCTCAAAATAATAATGGAGCATATCACGACAAAAGATGCGGTAGATGCTTTGATGAAGTATGAAAATCTCTACGCCACTATTACGCTGCACCATCTCTACATTACTCTTGATGATGTAGCAGGCGGACTTTTGCAGCCACATCTATTCTGTAAACCAATCGCAAAGAGACCAGAAGATCGCATGGCCTTGCGCAAAGTAGCACTCATGGCACATGAGAAGGTGATGTTTGGGAGTGACAGCGCTCCCCATCCAAGAGATAAAAAGGAAGCTCCTGGATGTGCTGCCGGGGTCTTTACTGCTCCTATTGCACTCCCAGCTCTAGCCCAGCTCTTTGAAGCAGCAGGGGTACTAGAGAATCTGCAAAAGTTTGTGAGCGATAATGCGCAAAATATTTATGGTATCACTCCACCAAAAAAAGAGGTCAAACTTGTAAAAGAGCCATTTGAAGTTCCTTCAAGTTACAACAATGTAGTGCCAATGTTTGCAGGCGAAAGTTTAGCATGGAGGATAGCGGGTGGCATATAG
- a CDS encoding YtfJ family protein, translating into MKDNKKILVKKWGLADQNQDIVIVDKEGKVVFYKAGKLSPKEQERALAILTEKIQND; encoded by the coding sequence GTGAAAGATAATAAGAAGATCCTCGTTAAAAAGTGGGGATTAGCAGATCAAAATCAAGATATTGTCATTGTTGATAAAGAGGGCAAAGTAGTTTTCTATAAAGCTGGAAAACTCTCTCCAAAAGAGCAAGAGAGAGCTCTTGCAATTCTTACAGAAAAGATTCAAAATGATTGA
- a CDS encoding response regulator transcription factor yields MAYRVLLLEDDELFGETVEEFLQEEGYRVDWAVNAKEALEFCYHTKYDLYLFDVKLEGMDGFTLLEELRKSGDETPAIFITSKNQKEDIKEGFLRGADDYMTKPVDLDELSLRIKALLRRSYGAEKIAIDQYVFDIKQMKLQKGDEVIELNPKEMKLLELFVKNRKKIVTKERIYEYLWKPDEVVSDGALRVYVNTLKKIFGKDAITNVRGVGYKFEK; encoded by the coding sequence GTGGCATATAGAGTTTTGCTGCTTGAAGATGATGAGCTCTTTGGGGAGACAGTAGAGGAGTTTTTGCAAGAGGAGGGGTATAGGGTTGATTGGGCAGTGAATGCAAAAGAGGCTTTAGAGTTTTGCTATCACACCAAATATGATCTCTATCTCTTTGATGTAAAGCTTGAAGGGATGGATGGCTTTACGCTTTTAGAAGAGTTGCGCAAGAGTGGGGATGAGACGCCAGCCATTTTTATTACGAGCAAAAATCAAAAAGAGGACATCAAAGAGGGGTTTTTACGCGGCGCTGATGATTATATGACAAAGCCTGTAGACTTGGACGAACTCTCTCTTCGCATAAAAGCTTTACTGCGCAGAAGCTATGGTGCAGAAAAAATCGCAATAGATCAGTATGTTTTTGATATCAAGCAGATGAAATTGCAAAAGGGAGATGAAGTCATAGAGCTCAATCCCAAAGAGATGAAGCTTTTGGAGCTTTTTGTAAAAAATCGCAAAAAGATTGTTACAAAAGAGCGTATTTATGAGTATCTTTGGAAACCAGATGAAGTGGTAAGTGATGGGGCTTTGCGTGTCTATGTGAATACACTCAAGAAGATTTTTGGCAAGGATGCTATTACAAATGTAAGAGGCGTGGGATATAAGTTTGAAAAGTAG
- a CDS encoding ABC transporter permease, producing the protein MIRSFIVTFFKEILTFLRLPLLVLAVLYFYTLDVYIAGAGIAVKPRNVTIGYVDYTGGGVSQKILSHFHAPEFKKPKAFLDEQSLRKAIFNKDIMVGIIFDREFATNYAQGKKATINVLVDSTAAAQSFITLSYLQNIILDFQKLSLPVELKTHKLFNQNADTHMFISLAELLSVITLLSVILTAMVFVKEKEDGTWDLMLLMPVDAKMIILAKSLSQVFINLLGTIISVGFVILWAFDTPINGSFWAFVLLSFFYILSSAGIGLFIAAVARDIMQVAQLSILIMMPIIFLSGAWTPIYAMHPILQKLSLFSPLRYYIEGTESIFFRGTPFVDLWPYFAGVTLLGIMLYYYGFKKIGKLF; encoded by the coding sequence ATGATACGCTCCTTTATCGTTACTTTTTTCAAAGAGATACTCACCTTTTTGCGCCTTCCCCTCTTGGTTTTAGCTGTGCTCTATTTTTATACTCTTGATGTCTATATTGCTGGGGCTGGTATAGCAGTGAAGCCAAGAAATGTGACAATCGGATATGTAGACTATACTGGAGGTGGAGTGAGTCAAAAGATCCTTTCACACTTTCATGCCCCAGAGTTTAAAAAACCAAAAGCCTTTTTGGATGAGCAAAGCCTTCGCAAAGCGATCTTCAATAAAGACATCATGGTTGGTATCATTTTTGATAGAGAATTTGCCACAAATTACGCTCAAGGTAAAAAAGCAACTATCAATGTGCTTGTAGACTCCACTGCAGCTGCACAAAGCTTTATTACACTTAGTTATTTGCAAAATATTATCTTGGATTTTCAAAAACTTAGCCTGCCTGTTGAGCTCAAAACCCACAAACTCTTCAATCAAAATGCAGATACTCATATGTTTATCTCTTTAGCTGAGCTTCTCTCTGTGATAACACTGTTGAGTGTCATTCTCACAGCGATGGTTTTTGTGAAAGAGAAAGAAGATGGCACATGGGATCTTATGCTCTTGATGCCAGTGGATGCAAAGATGATAATCTTAGCAAAAAGTCTCTCACAGGTATTTATCAATCTTTTAGGGACGATCATTTCTGTTGGGTTTGTGATCCTTTGGGCATTTGACACTCCAATAAACGGCTCTTTTTGGGCTTTTGTGCTGCTTAGTTTTTTCTATATTCTCAGTAGCGCTGGAATCGGGCTCTTCATAGCTGCCGTGGCAAGGGATATCATGCAAGTAGCACAGCTCTCAATACTTATAATGATGCCAATTATATTTTTGAGTGGTGCCTGGACACCCATTTATGCGATGCATCCAATCTTGCAAAAGCTCTCACTCTTTTCGCCTCTTCGCTACTATATAGAAGGAACGGAGAGTATATTCTTCCGTGGTACACCATTTGTAGATCTGTGGCCATATTTTGCTGGAGTTACACTCTTGGGCATCATGCTTTACTACTATGGATTTAAAAAAATAGGTAAGCTCTTTTAG